From a single Pseudomonas sp. A34-9 genomic region:
- a CDS encoding GlxA family transcriptional regulator, translated as MTAHRIGFLIWPSTKALTLALAEEALRVAQRVHPDVVYELSFLQAEAVTVAGAEGAWQLPGEPWAGKLENFQKLFLLADEPPTTLAPALSSALKQLVRAGTVIGGLSAGVYPLAQLGLLDGYRAAVHWRWQDDFAERFPKVIATSHLFDWDRDRLTACGGMSVLDLLLAVLARDHGAELAGAVSEELVVERIREGGERQRIPLQNRLGSSHPKLTQAVLLMEANIEEPLTTDEIAQHVCVSRRQLERIFKQYLNRVPSQYYLELRLNKARQMLMQTSKSIIQIGLSCGFSSGPHFSSAYRNFFGATPREDRNQRRSSSPFELSSVPPERG; from the coding sequence ATGACTGCCCATCGAATTGGTTTCCTGATTTGGCCCAGCACTAAAGCTCTGACTTTGGCGCTGGCGGAGGAGGCCTTGCGTGTTGCGCAGCGGGTGCACCCGGACGTGGTTTACGAACTGTCGTTCCTGCAGGCCGAAGCCGTTACAGTCGCTGGGGCCGAAGGCGCCTGGCAATTGCCCGGCGAACCGTGGGCCGGCAAGCTCGAGAACTTCCAGAAACTGTTCCTGCTCGCTGACGAGCCGCCGACCACGTTGGCCCCGGCCCTCAGCAGTGCACTGAAGCAGTTGGTGCGTGCTGGCACGGTCATTGGCGGTCTGTCTGCCGGCGTGTATCCATTGGCGCAACTCGGTTTGCTCGACGGTTATCGCGCCGCCGTGCACTGGCGCTGGCAGGACGATTTCGCCGAGCGTTTCCCGAAAGTCATCGCCACCAGCCACCTGTTCGACTGGGATCGCGATCGCCTGACGGCGTGCGGTGGCATGTCCGTTCTCGATCTGTTGCTGGCAGTACTCGCCCGCGATCACGGTGCAGAACTGGCCGGCGCCGTCTCGGAAGAACTGGTGGTCGAGCGCATCCGCGAAGGGGGCGAGCGTCAGCGCATCCCGTTGCAGAACCGCCTCGGCTCCAGCCATCCGAAGCTCACCCAAGCGGTGTTGCTGATGGAAGCCAACATCGAAGAGCCGCTGACCACCGACGAAATCGCCCAGCATGTGTGCGTATCCCGTCGCCAGCTGGAGCGAATCTTCAAGCAATACCTCAACCGTGTGCCGAGCCAGTACTACCTGGAACTGCGCCTGAACAAGGCCCGGCAGATGTTGATGCAAACCAGCAAGTCGATCATCCAGATCGGCCTCTCGTGTGGCTTCTCCTCGGGGCCGCACTTCTCCAGCGCCTATCGCAACTTCTTCGGTGCCACGCCGCGGGAAGATCGCAACCAGCGGCGCAGCAGCAGCCCGTTCGAATTGTCGTCAGTGCCCCCCGAGCGCGGCTAG
- a CDS encoding DUF6543 domain-containing protein, whose protein sequence is MHLSEGQLPAVATDITVAQHPDSHYETLKDALPAWLGNVSSTRRQALKDSRPALPVKLQNASSTEHQTLKSLNAAHLTAQSEVDKQFEHLQDASAFAEPLLKTALKSRFDLDLDVRTTFLRLYIPATTALFPIKTGARTWTVSLLDAALHNFDEDEIKDNAFESESSFITQPSASGQFDTLPAIKSKLSIAAFTRLCRELDIGKQYNTYLESNLGISDPAVAAPLRLKIDKSQKAAIRAALQMAQMNRDISASHFRLVNALLDGFTNIRSEGYAWICHDLTMMSAPLTGILVFIPDPEKARKVKHVVAYVPDDPDHPIKEYASTAEMAVELTRQLRSKDYQQFFSRFVNHEQRGFFFASLNERLSQIKWHPPVAGSSEPTWRETPVDKPDLQFDVTAIKGDLWEHLYQARLNKILNDARTLAVPTAVVDQKKRWAFWDSLISIASSILQTAAFVIAPFVPVLGEAMMAYMAYQFLDEAFEGIIEWAQGRTKEAFEHLMGTLESLIQLGAFAIGGNIAAAELPKILPKEIMAFINRFKSVKMADGKTRYWDPDLARYQQESLPGADSKPNQLGLHEHQGKLLLPLDDAHFAVKESATPGQYLIEHPTRPDAYQPLVRHNGDGAWHTEFEQPLEWDTPTALRRIGPSVESFTPAERETIRQVSGVSEDTLRKMHADQDSVPPLLADSIQRFKLDQQLQRFVNALSSEVPEDYLRADPVMQLQLLTEHGRWPTGERLRLIDQQGDLVWQSSSDEALPLTEIHSNGNLLKTLLQALDETRIKTLLGEEFAGPTPSLEVRSQTLRKQLAQLAGQHRASMFEARYQALQVSKEPLAQPIVQHDPTLPASITRELLDTATGDELLAMSEGQLPARQQQLMQLASQEVRVTRAYEGLELDSVNNPDSDTLALHSLQQLPGWSGDVRIEIRDGRYEGPMLASTGRAHAPAQKILVRQADGRYQPYDDRGQQLHSVTDFYTGILYALPDAERQKLNIQIGQGATLKAAIRKQPMPRNELRVAIAHPPNPEPKVDTLRLLGRRSTPTQAREIIDQDNFFEVDEAGIIIQDNLFTQGEPPITPEQRVQAILRGYSLEEARAFVARFPNDPAGFNAELVRLRNEFLQLTEYLRHWETDVPAYDPFNGLPLSDIQRNAAVRNRELFASAIESCWRRQTDSRLGPILQIAQPILGDLPVLDADFSHVTILSLNGNRSTTGFEAFLQRLPGLQTFGAQNLNLPQLPQALTSMPSLRQLILRDCGVTLSPANQSVLASLRELDLLDLRNNPLGAAPDLNAMPALREINLNDTEITSVPLDLLDHPRLIKGSFEGNQISEVPAAFFDLANALSDGFNFARNPLSAASREQVKLFYGRTGKHLGVVPELADITRTTALYPALNADQAVDLLYRLPGTLVEGRAQLSAWETEISRLSDDLDQWSANIPAQNPLTDLPFTAQQVLDEGVARKEFATRLKQFWRNRSPNQPSIRDSHFMAAPSFIGDMPVLSADFSHVSRLTLTGIRTVSGMQRFLQRFANVNILELRHFDLPAGLLPALEMPRLNTLELKNCGLVMTPENQAALIAMNRLQFLELSDNLLTTFPDVKLLPELTYLDLSNNGISVAPDSLAEHPKLQTAILSANLISEIPTGVFELPANRGDGIDFANNPLSPESREQIKAYYRKTGYDFGVPADAADVNLARELFPGLDQQDASDIIYDLGGTLADGRARLQGWRAELERMTADLTAWAPQVPSVHPVTGDVLSAIELFDQYAARSDFAQRLERLWRKRSGMTGMREDFFGADLKFIGEMPRLTVDFNHLSTVILRGNPAIQNTEAFLELFPHLQMLEMHDFDLGQVPNVLTRMTDLKELTLAKCNLVLTPDGQNVLKSLSELELLDLSNNETLGMAPDLPGLPAVSDLRLSNTGLSTLPDGIVDHPQLESVELDGNHITELPESLFDPIAELVEGVNLANNPLSTAARERIKAYFVEQHIDFGVLPDPGDMAKAKELFPVLSDKAARDLIYGLPGTLEAGSAQLVAWEAELARMNSDLELWVSRVPMGSPAGGRVLDAAELVTQRSAREAFRRKLEQRWRNRISDQQGLPGITFFADLKLIGELPTLTADFSFVTQLTLLGGKALNVPDGFLGCFTGLRGLEIRSLNLGRFPRALSRMPSLQTLMLSSCDVVFDAQAQTTLTAMHRLTALNLFNNALGSVPDVSSLQELGFLNLSSTGIDRVPPGVARLPRLGTTLLADNQIAELPESLTGFSRAGVNLKGNQLSATSRERIKTYYKVTSRNLGIMAEQADIDLAQSLYPHLGKAKASDVIYRLPGTLAEGRAELLRRETELTTLLGNLESWTHEIPLDPVTGARMEAGAWAEEKSGKMQFMAQLEQCWRSFPGTADTNDFTCNLSFSAELPLISAQFAHIRKLKLTSSASASPRLDRLLDLFPHLQELQISAYPLHDLPAQVLLMPDLDTLSLPDCRIVLTRQSADALASMSGLQTLNLRGNPLGMAPNVSRLTQCRLLDLSNTELTETPEGLFELAQLQHANLSGNAIGELPAQLLSPPPGTTAYFDFAGNPLSAESEQRLVALNAANQARLAEQRRAHAVVQPDPVALEGSD, encoded by the coding sequence ATGCATTTGTCAGAAGGACAGCTCCCGGCTGTCGCAACCGACATCACCGTCGCACAACATCCCGACAGTCACTACGAGACACTCAAGGACGCCCTCCCCGCCTGGCTCGGCAACGTCTCGTCGACCAGGCGTCAGGCACTGAAAGACTCCCGGCCGGCGCTGCCCGTCAAGCTCCAGAACGCCTCAAGCACCGAGCATCAGACCCTCAAGAGTCTCAACGCCGCACATCTCACGGCGCAAAGTGAAGTCGACAAACAATTTGAACACCTGCAGGACGCCAGTGCCTTTGCCGAACCCTTGCTCAAGACGGCGTTGAAAAGCCGCTTCGATCTGGACCTCGACGTTAGAACAACTTTTTTGCGCCTGTACATTCCTGCGACCACGGCGCTGTTTCCGATCAAGACCGGCGCCCGCACCTGGACCGTTTCGCTGCTGGACGCGGCCCTGCATAACTTCGACGAGGACGAGATCAAGGACAACGCCTTCGAATCCGAGTCGTCCTTCATCACCCAACCTTCGGCCAGCGGCCAGTTCGACACCTTGCCGGCGATCAAGAGCAAGCTGAGCATTGCGGCGTTTACCCGGCTGTGCCGTGAGCTGGACATTGGCAAGCAGTACAACACCTACCTTGAAAGCAACCTCGGGATTTCCGATCCGGCCGTGGCGGCGCCGTTGCGACTCAAGATCGACAAAAGTCAAAAAGCCGCGATACGGGCAGCGCTGCAAATGGCGCAAATGAACAGGGACATCAGCGCCAGCCATTTCCGTCTGGTCAATGCGTTACTGGACGGGTTCACCAACATTCGCAGTGAAGGTTATGCCTGGATTTGTCATGACCTGACCATGATGTCCGCACCGCTTACCGGCATTCTGGTGTTTATCCCGGACCCGGAGAAAGCCAGAAAAGTGAAACACGTGGTGGCCTATGTCCCGGATGATCCCGATCATCCGATCAAGGAGTATGCCTCGACGGCCGAGATGGCGGTTGAACTGACCCGGCAGTTGCGCTCAAAAGACTACCAGCAGTTCTTCAGCCGTTTCGTCAATCACGAACAGCGTGGTTTTTTCTTCGCCAGCCTCAACGAGCGTCTGAGCCAGATCAAATGGCACCCACCGGTGGCCGGGAGTTCCGAGCCAACATGGCGAGAGACACCGGTCGACAAGCCTGACCTGCAATTTGATGTCACTGCAATCAAGGGCGATCTGTGGGAGCACCTCTATCAAGCGCGCCTGAACAAGATCCTCAACGACGCCCGAACCCTCGCAGTACCCACCGCCGTGGTCGATCAGAAAAAACGCTGGGCGTTCTGGGATTCACTGATCAGCATCGCCAGCAGCATTTTGCAGACCGCCGCCTTCGTCATTGCGCCGTTCGTGCCGGTGCTGGGTGAAGCGATGATGGCGTACATGGCCTATCAGTTTCTCGACGAGGCTTTCGAAGGGATTATCGAATGGGCGCAGGGGCGTACCAAAGAAGCGTTCGAGCACTTGATGGGCACGCTGGAGTCGTTGATTCAACTCGGGGCGTTCGCAATTGGCGGCAACATCGCCGCCGCCGAGTTACCCAAGATCCTGCCCAAGGAGATCATGGCATTCATCAACCGGTTCAAATCGGTGAAAATGGCCGACGGCAAGACCCGTTACTGGGACCCGGATCTTGCCCGCTACCAACAGGAAAGCCTGCCGGGCGCTGACTCAAAACCCAATCAACTGGGCTTGCATGAACATCAGGGCAAACTGCTGTTGCCCCTCGACGATGCGCATTTCGCAGTTAAAGAAAGCGCCACCCCCGGCCAGTACCTTATCGAACACCCGACCCGCCCCGACGCTTACCAACCGTTGGTGCGACACAACGGCGACGGCGCCTGGCACACCGAGTTCGAACAACCGCTGGAATGGGACACGCCTACGGCACTGCGTCGCATCGGCCCGTCGGTGGAGTCTTTCACCCCGGCCGAGCGCGAGACGATCCGGCAGGTCAGCGGCGTCAGCGAAGATACCTTGCGCAAAATGCACGCCGATCAGGACTCCGTTCCGCCGCTGCTGGCCGACAGCATCCAGCGCTTCAAGCTTGACCAGCAACTGCAACGTTTCGTCAACGCCCTGAGCAGCGAGGTGCCGGAAGATTACCTGCGCGCCGATCCGGTCATGCAGTTGCAACTGCTGACCGAACATGGCCGCTGGCCCACTGGCGAACGTTTGCGCTTGATCGATCAACAGGGCGATCTCGTCTGGCAATCTTCGAGTGATGAAGCTCTGCCGCTGACCGAAATCCATAGCAACGGCAACCTGCTCAAAACCCTGCTGCAAGCCTTGGATGAAACCCGCATCAAAACCCTGCTGGGCGAAGAATTCGCCGGCCCGACGCCGTCTCTGGAAGTACGTAGCCAAACCCTGCGCAAACAACTCGCCCAGCTCGCCGGACAACACCGAGCATCGATGTTCGAAGCACGCTACCAGGCGCTGCAAGTCAGCAAAGAGCCACTGGCGCAACCCATCGTCCAGCATGATCCCACCCTGCCCGCCAGCATCACCCGCGAACTGCTCGACACGGCCACCGGCGACGAACTGCTGGCGATGAGCGAAGGACAACTGCCGGCGCGCCAGCAGCAACTGATGCAACTGGCCAGTCAGGAAGTACGCGTCACCCGTGCCTACGAAGGCTTGGAACTCGACTCGGTCAACAACCCGGATTCCGACACCCTGGCCCTGCACAGCCTGCAACAGTTACCCGGCTGGAGCGGCGACGTGCGCATCGAAATCCGCGACGGCCGCTACGAAGGCCCCATGCTCGCCAGCACTGGCCGCGCCCACGCACCGGCACAAAAAATACTGGTTCGCCAGGCTGACGGCCGCTACCAACCCTACGACGACCGCGGCCAGCAACTGCACTCGGTTACCGATTTTTATACCGGCATCTTGTATGCCTTGCCGGACGCAGAACGGCAAAAGCTGAACATACAGATAGGCCAGGGCGCCACGCTGAAAGCGGCCATCCGCAAGCAACCCATGCCACGCAACGAGCTACGGGTGGCGATCGCCCATCCGCCGAATCCGGAGCCGAAGGTCGATACTCTGCGCCTGTTAGGCCGCAGAAGCACCCCGACGCAGGCCAGAGAAATCATCGACCAGGACAACTTTTTCGAAGTGGATGAAGCCGGCATCATCATTCAGGACAACCTTTTCACCCAGGGTGAGCCCCCCATCACCCCGGAACAGCGGGTACAGGCGATTCTGCGCGGGTATTCCCTCGAAGAGGCGCGGGCATTCGTCGCCCGGTTTCCGAACGACCCGGCAGGCTTCAATGCCGAACTCGTCCGCCTGCGCAACGAGTTTCTCCAGCTCACTGAATACCTGCGTCACTGGGAAACCGATGTGCCGGCTTACGATCCTTTCAACGGTCTGCCGCTGTCGGACATACAGCGCAACGCGGCCGTGCGAAACCGTGAACTCTTCGCCAGCGCCATCGAGAGCTGCTGGCGCAGACAAACCGACAGCAGGCTCGGCCCCATTCTCCAGATCGCGCAGCCGATACTCGGTGACCTGCCTGTGCTGGACGCAGACTTCAGCCATGTCACCATTCTGTCGCTCAACGGCAACCGCAGTACCACCGGCTTCGAAGCTTTTCTGCAGCGTCTCCCGGGATTGCAGACCTTCGGCGCGCAAAACCTCAACCTGCCACAGCTGCCCCAGGCTTTGACGTCGATGCCGTCGCTGCGTCAGTTGATCCTGCGCGACTGCGGCGTCACGCTCTCGCCTGCCAACCAGTCCGTGCTGGCCTCGTTGCGCGAACTCGACCTGCTGGATCTGCGCAACAATCCCCTTGGCGCGGCACCTGACCTCAACGCGATGCCGGCGCTGCGTGAAATCAATCTGAACGACACCGAGATCACGTCGGTGCCACTCGACCTGCTGGACCATCCTCGACTGATCAAGGGCAGTTTCGAAGGCAATCAGATCAGCGAGGTGCCTGCTGCGTTTTTCGACCTGGCCAACGCCCTCAGCGATGGCTTCAACTTTGCTCGCAACCCACTGTCGGCGGCCAGTCGCGAGCAGGTGAAACTTTTCTACGGGCGAACCGGCAAGCATTTGGGGGTTGTGCCCGAGCTTGCGGATATCACCCGCACTACAGCGCTGTATCCGGCCCTGAATGCCGATCAAGCGGTGGACCTGCTGTATCGCTTGCCCGGGACACTGGTTGAAGGTCGCGCGCAACTCTCGGCCTGGGAAACTGAAATCAGCCGCTTGAGCGACGACCTCGACCAATGGTCTGCCAACATTCCCGCACAAAACCCGCTGACCGACCTGCCGTTTACGGCTCAGCAAGTGCTGGATGAAGGTGTGGCCAGGAAGGAATTCGCGACCCGGCTCAAACAGTTCTGGCGTAACCGATCGCCGAATCAACCGAGTATCAGAGACAGCCATTTCATGGCGGCACCGTCCTTCATCGGCGACATGCCGGTCCTCAGCGCGGATTTCAGCCATGTGTCGCGACTCACGCTTACGGGCATCCGTACCGTTTCGGGCATGCAGCGGTTCCTGCAACGGTTTGCCAACGTGAACATTCTGGAGCTGCGCCACTTCGACTTGCCAGCCGGCCTGCTGCCCGCTCTCGAGATGCCCCGGCTCAATACACTGGAACTGAAAAACTGCGGATTGGTGATGACGCCGGAAAACCAGGCAGCGCTGATTGCCATGAACCGCCTGCAGTTTCTGGAGTTGAGCGACAACCTGTTGACGACATTTCCCGACGTAAAACTGTTGCCGGAACTGACCTACCTCGACCTGTCCAACAATGGCATTTCCGTGGCTCCCGACAGCCTGGCAGAACATCCCAAACTGCAGACGGCAATTCTCAGCGCAAACTTGATCAGCGAGATACCCACAGGCGTTTTCGAGCTACCCGCCAATCGCGGCGACGGCATCGACTTTGCCAACAACCCCTTGTCGCCAGAAAGCCGCGAGCAGATAAAAGCCTATTACCGTAAAACCGGATACGACTTCGGCGTGCCCGCCGATGCGGCCGACGTCAATCTGGCGCGGGAACTGTTTCCGGGTCTGGACCAGCAAGATGCCAGCGACATCATTTATGACCTGGGCGGCACCCTGGCGGACGGCCGTGCGCGGCTGCAGGGCTGGAGAGCCGAGCTGGAGCGCATGACCGCAGACCTGACCGCTTGGGCGCCACAGGTGCCCAGCGTACACCCCGTAACCGGCGATGTACTGTCGGCCATCGAGCTGTTCGACCAGTACGCTGCCCGCTCGGACTTCGCGCAACGGCTGGAACGACTCTGGCGCAAACGCTCAGGGATGACCGGGATGCGCGAAGATTTCTTTGGCGCGGATTTGAAGTTCATCGGTGAAATGCCACGCCTGACAGTCGATTTCAATCACCTTTCAACGGTGATACTCAGAGGTAATCCGGCGATCCAGAACACCGAAGCATTCCTTGAACTTTTTCCGCATTTGCAAATGCTGGAGATGCATGACTTCGACCTGGGCCAAGTGCCAAACGTCCTCACCCGGATGACGGACCTCAAGGAGCTGACGCTGGCCAAGTGCAACCTTGTACTCACGCCCGATGGCCAGAATGTCCTGAAGTCACTGAGCGAGCTTGAGCTGCTGGATCTGAGCAACAATGAAACGCTCGGCATGGCGCCGGATCTGCCAGGCCTGCCGGCGGTAAGCGATCTGCGGCTGTCCAACACCGGTCTGTCCACCCTTCCCGATGGCATCGTCGATCATCCGCAGCTGGAAAGCGTCGAGCTCGATGGCAACCACATTACCGAGCTGCCGGAGTCATTGTTCGACCCGATCGCGGAGCTGGTGGAGGGTGTCAATCTTGCCAACAATCCACTGTCGACGGCGGCTCGCGAGCGTATCAAGGCGTACTTTGTCGAGCAGCACATTGACTTTGGCGTACTGCCCGATCCGGGTGACATGGCCAAAGCGAAAGAGCTGTTTCCGGTGCTGAGCGATAAAGCCGCACGCGATTTGATTTACGGCCTGCCCGGAACGCTGGAAGCCGGTAGCGCTCAGTTGGTTGCATGGGAAGCAGAGCTCGCCCGGATGAACAGCGATCTGGAACTTTGGGTCAGCCGGGTTCCGATGGGTTCCCCTGCGGGCGGGCGAGTGCTGGACGCTGCCGAACTGGTGACCCAGCGCAGCGCCCGCGAAGCATTCAGGCGGAAACTGGAACAACGCTGGCGTAACAGAATCAGCGATCAGCAGGGCCTCCCCGGCATCACATTCTTCGCCGACCTGAAGCTGATCGGTGAACTCCCGACGCTGACAGCCGACTTCAGTTTTGTCACGCAGCTCACGCTTCTGGGTGGAAAAGCGCTGAACGTGCCCGACGGCTTCCTTGGCTGTTTTACCGGGCTGCGCGGCCTGGAGATCCGCAGTTTGAACCTCGGCCGGTTCCCCCGGGCACTCTCGCGGATGCCCTCGCTGCAAACGCTGATGCTGAGCAGCTGCGATGTGGTCTTCGATGCGCAGGCGCAAACCACACTGACTGCCATGCACCGCTTGACGGCGCTGAATCTGTTCAACAATGCACTCGGCAGCGTGCCGGATGTCTCCTCTCTGCAAGAGCTGGGCTTTCTCAATCTGTCCAGCACCGGGATCGACCGCGTGCCCCCGGGCGTAGCGCGATTACCGCGTCTTGGAACCACGCTCCTGGCCGACAACCAGATAGCCGAGCTACCCGAGAGCCTCACCGGATTCTCCCGCGCAGGGGTCAATCTGAAGGGTAATCAGCTCTCTGCCACATCACGGGAACGGATCAAAACCTACTACAAGGTCACCAGTCGAAACCTCGGCATCATGGCCGAGCAGGCCGATATCGATCTGGCGCAATCGCTCTACCCGCATCTGGGCAAGGCAAAAGCCAGTGATGTCATCTATCGTCTGCCCGGGACGCTGGCCGAAGGACGTGCGGAGCTGCTTCGGCGGGAGACCGAACTGACCACCCTTCTCGGCAATCTGGAAAGCTGGACCCACGAAATCCCTCTCGACCCCGTCACCGGCGCACGTATGGAGGCCGGCGCATGGGCCGAGGAAAAGTCCGGAAAAATGCAGTTCATGGCACAGCTGGAGCAGTGCTGGCGCAGCTTCCCCGGCACAGCGGACACCAACGATTTCACCTGCAATCTGTCGTTCAGCGCAGAACTGCCGCTGATCAGTGCGCAGTTTGCCCATATCCGTAAACTGAAACTGACGAGTTCGGCTTCCGCCTCGCCACGGCTCGACCGGTTACTGGACTTGTTCCCGCATTTGCAAGAGTTGCAGATCAGCGCTTATCCGTTGCACGACTTGCCTGCGCAAGTTCTGCTCATGCCCGATCTCGATACGCTGAGCCTGCCGGACTGCCGCATTGTCCTGACCCGACAAAGCGCTGATGCACTGGCGAGCATGAGTGGCTTGCAAACATTGAACCTGCGCGGCAATCCCCTTGGCATGGCGCCCAACGTGTCGCGCCTGACACAATGCCGCTTGCTGGATCTAAGCAATACCGAGCTGACCGAAACACCGGAGGGATTGTTCGAGCTCGCTCAATTGCAACATGCCAATCTGTCCGGCAATGCCATCGGTGAGTTACCGGCGCAACTGTTGTCCCCGCCACCCGGCACCACTGCTTATTTCGACTTCGCTGGCAACCCGTTGAGTGCCGAGAGCGAGCAACGTCTGGTGGCGCTTAACGCTGCCAATCAGGCAAGGCTGGCCGAGCAGCGAAGAGCGCACGCGGTCGTTCAGCCGGATCCGGTAGCGCTCGAAGGCTCTGACTGA
- a CDS encoding ATP-binding cassette domain-containing protein, whose product MYKLEVQDLHKRYGSHEVLKGVSLKAAAGDVISIIGSSGSGKSTFLRCINLLEQPHAGKILLNNEELKLVANKDGALKAADPKQLQRMRSRLSMVFQHFNLWSHMTALENIMEAPVHVLGVSKAEAREKAEHYLNKVGVAHRKDAFPGHMSGGEQQRVAIARALAMEPEVMLFDEPTSALDPELVGDVLKVMQALAQEGRTMVVVTHEMGFAREVSNQLVFLHKGVVEESGNPREVLVNPQSERLQQFLSGSLK is encoded by the coding sequence ATGTACAAACTTGAAGTCCAAGACCTGCATAAACGCTATGGCAGTCACGAAGTGCTCAAGGGCGTGTCCCTGAAAGCGGCAGCCGGCGATGTGATCAGCATCATCGGCTCCAGTGGCTCCGGCAAAAGTACTTTCCTGCGCTGCATCAACCTGCTCGAGCAGCCGCACGCGGGCAAGATCCTGCTCAACAACGAAGAGCTGAAGCTGGTAGCGAACAAGGACGGCGCGCTGAAGGCCGCTGATCCGAAACAGCTGCAGCGCATGCGTTCGCGCCTGTCGATGGTGTTCCAGCATTTCAACCTGTGGTCGCACATGACCGCGCTGGAAAACATCATGGAAGCGCCGGTGCACGTACTCGGCGTGTCCAAGGCCGAAGCCCGCGAGAAAGCCGAGCACTACCTGAACAAGGTCGGTGTGGCGCATCGTAAGGATGCTTTCCCTGGGCACATGTCCGGTGGCGAGCAGCAGCGTGTGGCAATTGCCCGTGCGCTGGCGATGGAGCCGGAGGTGATGCTGTTCGACGAGCCGACTTCGGCCCTCGACCCGGAATTGGTTGGCGACGTGCTGAAGGTCATGCAAGCGCTGGCGCAGGAAGGTCGCACCATGGTCGTGGTCACGCACGAAATGGGTTTTGCCCGTGAAGTGTCGAACCAGTTGGTGTTCCTGCACAAAGGTGTGGTGGAAGAAAGCGGCAACCCGCGCGAAGTGCTGGTCAATCCGCAATCGGAGCGTTTGCAGCAGTTCCTGTCGGGTAGCCTCAAGTAA
- a CDS encoding M14 family metallopeptidase, whose product MERIDHVLPWSHLGSERKISVFRFGSGERKAYIQASLHADELPGMRTAWELKKRLGELEAKGLLNGVIELVPVANPLGLGQLLQGNHQGRFEAGSGKNFNRDFVELSAPVAAALADSLGDDPHANVRLIRQAMADHLAALPPASSQLQGMQRVLLSHACTADVVLDLHCDAEAALHMYALPQHWPQWRSLAAHLNVKVGLLAEDSGGSSFDEACSLPWLRLSRQFPDAQIPLACLATTIELGGQADTGRAEACAYAEGILAFLAEQGLITGEWPNPAHEACEGMPFEGTELLLAPHPGVVSFLRKPGEWVEAGDEIFEVIDPVSDRVSTVCAGTSGVLFAIERLRYAQPGFWLAKVAGREALRHGRLLND is encoded by the coding sequence ATGGAACGCATCGACCACGTATTGCCGTGGAGCCATCTGGGCAGCGAGCGCAAGATTTCGGTTTTCCGCTTCGGCAGTGGCGAGCGCAAGGCCTACATTCAGGCCAGCCTGCACGCTGACGAATTGCCGGGCATGCGCACCGCCTGGGAGCTGAAAAAGCGCCTCGGCGAACTCGAAGCCAAGGGCTTGCTCAACGGTGTCATCGAACTGGTGCCGGTGGCCAATCCGTTGGGTCTTGGGCAATTGCTGCAAGGCAATCATCAAGGCCGTTTCGAAGCGGGCAGCGGCAAGAATTTCAACCGTGATTTCGTTGAGCTGAGCGCGCCGGTTGCGGCCGCATTGGCTGACAGCCTCGGTGATGATCCGCACGCCAATGTGCGCCTGATTCGTCAGGCCATGGCCGATCATCTGGCGGCATTGCCGCCAGCGAGCAGCCAGTTGCAAGGCATGCAGCGTGTGTTGCTCAGCCATGCCTGCACCGCCGATGTGGTGCTCGATCTGCATTGCGATGCCGAAGCCGCGCTGCACATGTATGCGTTGCCGCAGCACTGGCCGCAGTGGCGTTCGCTGGCTGCGCATCTGAACGTGAAGGTGGGTTTGCTGGCGGAAGATTCCGGCGGCAGTTCGTTCGATGAAGCCTGCTCGTTGCCGTGGTTGCGTTTGTCGCGGCAGTTCCCCGATGCGCAGATTCCACTGGCGTGTCTGGCGACCACGATTGAGCTGGGCGGTCAGGCCGACACGGGTCGCGCCGAAGCCTGCGCGTATGCTGAAGGCATTCTTGCGTTCCTCGCCGAGCAAGGTTTGATTACTGGCGAGTGGCCGAACCCGGCGCACGAAGCCTGCGAAGGCATGCCGTTCGAGGGCACCGAGTTGCTGCTCGCACCGCACCCTGGCGTCGTAAGTTTTCTGCGCAAGCCCGGCGAATGGGTCGAGGCCGGTGACGAGATTTTTGAAGTGATTGATCCTGTGTCCGATCGGGTCAGCACGGTGTGTGCTGGTACCTCCGGGGTGCTGTTTGCCATTGAACGGCTGCGTTATGCCCAACCCGGTTTCTGGCTGGCCAAGGTGGCGGGGCGCGAAGCGCTGCGTCACGGGCGCTTGCTCAACGACTGA